One region of Qipengyuania gaetbuli genomic DNA includes:
- a CDS encoding O-antigen polymerase → MYDLLLLASLILFAAVSAAYARHPAASLMHPASFYLAFHGFVFVLRSIVARVYDFSFVYRLYDFLPSVSDKITVILAANLAMIVFVAAAVYAAPMPVKPVPPQDYGRMRAQLGKPILITAVILAPIGTYAQLLNWQRREDQYASMVRDAATGIATNTDTIGWLTDASMFLAPLTVMLIWLARYRWWSWGIFAVFMVLQAGDGTRGPIIFAAAAVAILSLLESRRQWFDWRTTVLALAALFAFGQIVVDRGAGLRDAVGQADSAGDAGAADLAPLEGMDFANLEYFEYVVYAVPQRTGTYDYFTSNLQVFTEPVPRALWKEKPVGAPVQYFRLWDYGRPIGITVSLPGAGWMSLGYPGVAIQALFFALLYAFAYRRLLMRQTSPLAQIAYALVIATAFNVLRDGTLLTFVRQLPFYFGPLLVVMLLLRILGPSRAAQAHAWEGPVSDFLAQTPAERRRNLARQASDQR, encoded by the coding sequence GTGTACGACCTGCTGCTCCTTGCCTCGCTGATACTGTTTGCGGCCGTCAGCGCGGCCTATGCCCGGCATCCGGCAGCCAGCCTGATGCACCCGGCGAGTTTCTACCTCGCGTTTCACGGCTTCGTCTTCGTCCTGCGCTCGATCGTGGCACGCGTCTACGACTTCAGCTTCGTATACCGACTGTACGATTTCCTGCCGTCAGTTAGCGACAAGATCACGGTCATCCTCGCAGCCAATCTCGCGATGATAGTGTTCGTCGCGGCCGCCGTTTACGCAGCGCCCATGCCGGTGAAGCCCGTCCCGCCTCAGGATTACGGGCGGATGCGTGCACAGCTTGGCAAGCCGATCCTCATCACGGCGGTCATCCTTGCCCCGATCGGCACCTATGCGCAGCTGTTGAACTGGCAGCGACGCGAAGACCAATATGCCTCGATGGTCCGCGATGCGGCGACAGGCATCGCGACCAATACCGACACCATCGGCTGGCTCACCGACGCCTCGATGTTCCTCGCCCCGCTGACAGTCATGCTCATCTGGCTCGCCCGTTATCGCTGGTGGAGCTGGGGCATCTTCGCGGTGTTCATGGTGCTGCAGGCAGGCGACGGCACGCGGGGGCCGATCATCTTCGCCGCTGCCGCGGTTGCGATCCTGTCGCTGCTGGAATCCCGCCGCCAGTGGTTCGACTGGCGCACGACCGTACTAGCCCTCGCCGCCCTGTTTGCTTTCGGCCAGATCGTCGTCGACCGCGGGGCCGGCCTGCGCGATGCGGTGGGTCAGGCAGATTCGGCGGGCGACGCAGGCGCTGCCGACCTTGCACCGCTGGAAGGCATGGATTTCGCCAATCTCGAATATTTCGAATACGTCGTTTACGCCGTCCCCCAGCGAACCGGCACCTACGACTATTTCACCAGCAACCTGCAGGTCTTCACCGAACCGGTCCCGCGCGCCTTATGGAAGGAGAAGCCTGTGGGCGCACCGGTCCAGTACTTCAGGCTGTGGGACTATGGCCGCCCGATCGGCATCACCGTGTCCCTGCCCGGTGCCGGGTGGATGTCGCTCGGCTATCCGGGCGTCGCGATCCAGGCGCTATTCTTCGCGCTGCTTTATGCCTTCGCCTATCGCCGCCTGCTCATGCGCCAGACCTCTCCGCTGGCCCAGATCGCTTATGCGCTGGTGATTGCAACGGCCTTCAACGTACTGCGCGACGGCACGCTGCTGACCTTCGTCAGGCAATTGCCCTTCTACTTCGGACCGTTGCTGGTGGTCATGCTATTGCTGCGCATTCTCGGTCCGTCACGAGCGGCCCAAGCCCATGCATGGGAGGGCCCGGTGAGCGACTTCCTCGCGCAGACGCCGGCAGAGCGTCGCCGCAACCTCGCCCGGCAGGCCAGCGATCAGCGATAG
- a CDS encoding PilZ domain-containing protein, which yields MRCQPRREKILIAQKQGATIETRREDRHLVHVAGAYRARQSGSRQIWIKDVSEYGCRFFDKFSVLRVGTEVLLKLGNIGPLEAHVRWREGNIVGAEFVTPLHPSVLGHIAEFMSEDAG from the coding sequence TTGCGCTGCCAGCCAAGGCGTGAGAAGATTTTAATCGCACAGAAACAGGGGGCCACCATCGAGACACGCCGGGAAGATCGCCATCTGGTCCATGTCGCGGGCGCCTATCGCGCGCGGCAAAGCGGTTCGCGGCAAATCTGGATCAAGGACGTGTCGGAGTATGGTTGCCGTTTCTTCGACAAGTTCTCCGTGCTGCGGGTGGGCACCGAAGTGCTCCTGAAGCTCGGCAATATCGGCCCGCTTGAGGCGCATGTCCGCTGGCGCGAAGGCAACATCGTCGGCGCGGAGTTCGTGACACCCCTCCATCCCAGCGTGCTGGGCCATATCGCCGAATTCATGTCGGAAGACGCAGGCTGA
- a CDS encoding LacI family DNA-binding transcriptional regulator, whose product MTTNRPHRVTSIDVAERAGVSQSTVSRALSGSETITEATRRRVEQAAAELGYHVNMRAAGLRKGETGSIAIVVIGRDGQGPAAINPFYYSLLGSTCAAAAERGYEALVSFQAKENELFGHYVARRQADAVVVIGTATNSAAWDYFRSVADDSKAIAFWGSPFDDAVWVRSDNREGGRLAVERLVKGGAKDIVFVGDPNSSQKQFRERFEGYQAAMESAGLDARPAFVSIGSDRVSQGRNAIIRLTESGTKFDGLFFACDAMALGALEELALRDVNVPGAVGVVGFDGLGSGEFSNPPLTTVEPDFAEAGRMLVETALAGGEEQAERRVPVRLVERASVA is encoded by the coding sequence ATGACGACAAACAGGCCGCACAGGGTAACGTCGATCGACGTCGCCGAACGGGCAGGGGTGAGCCAGTCCACCGTGAGCCGGGCGCTGTCCGGGTCCGAAACCATCACCGAGGCTACCAGGCGCCGGGTCGAACAGGCCGCGGCGGAACTCGGCTATCACGTCAACATGCGCGCCGCCGGCCTGCGCAAGGGCGAGACGGGCAGCATCGCCATCGTGGTGATCGGCCGCGACGGGCAGGGGCCGGCCGCAATCAATCCGTTCTACTATAGCTTGCTAGGCAGCACCTGCGCTGCGGCGGCCGAGCGCGGCTACGAGGCGCTGGTTTCATTCCAGGCGAAGGAAAACGAACTCTTCGGCCACTATGTCGCCCGGCGGCAGGCCGACGCGGTGGTGGTGATCGGCACGGCGACCAATTCGGCTGCATGGGATTATTTCCGCTCGGTAGCCGACGACAGCAAGGCCATCGCCTTCTGGGGCTCGCCCTTCGACGATGCCGTCTGGGTCCGCTCCGACAACCGCGAAGGCGGGCGGCTGGCAGTCGAACGGCTGGTAAAGGGCGGGGCGAAGGATATCGTCTTTGTGGGCGATCCCAATTCCTCGCAAAAGCAGTTCCGTGAACGGTTCGAAGGCTACCAGGCGGCAATGGAAAGCGCAGGACTGGACGCGCGACCGGCATTCGTGTCGATCGGTTCGGACCGCGTTTCGCAGGGCCGCAATGCGATTATCCGCCTGACCGAAAGCGGGACCAAGTTCGACGGGCTGTTCTTCGCCTGCGACGCCATGGCGCTGGGTGCGCTGGAAGAACTGGCACTGCGCGACGTGAACGTGCCGGGTGCGGTCGGAGTGGTCGGTTTCGACGGCCTCGGCTCGGGCGAATTCAGCAATCCGCCGCTCACGACAGTGGAGCCGGACTTTGCCGAAGCAGGCCGCATGCTGGTCGAAACCGCGCTTGCCGGGGGCGAGGAGCAGGCGGAACGCCGTGTCCCCGTGCGCCTGGTGGAACGCGCCAGCGTCGCCTGA